The nucleotide window CATTATACGTCGGATAAGCAGTATAAGGTGATCCGTACCCATGGTATCGAGGAATATAATAATCTGGTGGGAGGATAAAAACGCTACCTTTCTGTCGTGCAATTCCTCAGAGTGCAATAATTTTTAAATGGTCGATACTTCAAAATGCCATTTTCATATGTATATTTTAACAAAAAATGAAAAAACTGGGCACGAAGTTTACCTTTTTTCTAATGTTTTGTATGGAAACGTGGACACAGACTACATTGCATGGTCCAGATGCCATGAGGTTTTTAAGTTTCAaccttgtttagtttcaaaatcttttcttaaaaagtgctacagtaaccatcacatcgaatcttgcgatacgtgcatggagcattaaatgtagacgaaaaaaaactaatggaGCATTAaacgtagacgaaaaaaaactaattgcatagtttggttggaaatcgcaagacgaacgttttgagcctaattagtccatgattgaatactaattaccaaataaaaacgaaagtgctaccgtagccaaaatccaacttcacccaactaaacaacaATTGCACGAATGTTTATGTACGTAACTGAAACTGACTAGTAGGTCCAAGGGTGGGCCTGGCCAGAGCCAGACCGACTCCAAAATCAACCGCCAAAAGAGCCTGGACGGGCCCACCGTTGCGCGCCGAAACCCAGTTCCATCCGTCTCCTCGTGGGGCCCACACTCCAACTATGTCAGTAATTCCCGGCAAAACCATCGGCACCGTCTATTTGAGATGGCACCAACGCATCCCGCACCTCCACGTCAGCAATCCGCGGCACACGCCGCTCCATCAATCAGGGCCCGCTGCTCCGCTCTATAAAGTCACGGCAACTCTCTCCTTTTCTTCCTCACAGCCAACGAAATCTTCCGTCCCCAAAATCGACCGAGCGAATTCGCCACAGCCTCCCGCAGCCGCATCGATGGCACCCAAAGCGGAGAAGAAGCCGGCGGCGAAGAAGCCCGCGGAGGAGGAGCCCGCGACCGAGAAGGCGGAGAAGGCCCCGGCGGGGAAGAAGCCCAAGGCCGAGAAGCGCCTCCCGGCGGGCAAGTCCGCCGGCAAGGAGGGCGGCGAGGGCAAGAAGGGGAAAAAGAAGGCGAAGAAGTCCGTGGAGACCTACAAGATCTACATCTTCAAGGTGCTGAAGCAGGTGCACCCCGACATCGGCATCTCGTCCAAGGCCATGTCCATCATGAACTCTTTCATCAACGACATCTTCGAGAAGCTTGCGGCCGAGGCAGCCAAGCTGGCGCGCTACAACAAGAAGCCCACCATCACCTCCCGCGAGATCCAGACCTCGGTGCGCCTCGTCCTCCCCGGCGAGCTCGCCAAGCACGCCGTCTCCGAGGGCACCAAGGCCGTCACCAAGTTCACCTCTTCTTAGGTTCGTAGTAGTAATGGTTGGGTATTGTTGGTAGATGTGGCTCAGTTTATCTTGTAGGGCTAGCgatggaggatgatgatgatctgCGTGTAATTGCG belongs to Miscanthus floridulus cultivar M001 chromosome 4, ASM1932011v1, whole genome shotgun sequence and includes:
- the LOC136551827 gene encoding histone H2B.3 is translated as MAPKAEKKPAAKKPAEEEPATEKAEKAPAGKKPKAEKRLPAGKSAGKEGGEGKKGKKKAKKSVETYKIYIFKVLKQVHPDIGISSKAMSIMNSFINDIFEKLAAEAAKLARYNKKPTITSREIQTSVRLVLPGELAKHAVSEGTKAVTKFTSS